tccattcgtttggtgtgttaaATTGAGCTTTTGGCTTTGCCATTCCATAAAGGACTCCCGTTTGAATATtcctaggagttcggtatttttgttatttatcatttcttttttaaaataattacatcCATGAATAaagattctttgaaagttactgACATCATGCTAAAGTTACGGACATCCCTATTGGTATAAGGAAAAAAGTTACtgacaagttgttttgaagttactGACATCATAAGTGTTTTAGCAAATCGTGCTGTAATCGTTTATTTTGTAGTAACAAACCACGTTTTACATTGCAGAGTTTCCctaaaagatttatataactttttaattactGAACATTTCTTTTGTATTCATGGTATTGTAATTATATAGGAGCAAACTTCCTAACCGAAGccaggcggctccatcttgggctgtgggtaacttaagttacccacggccgtttaagcacagtgggCGTACGTCGGTGTTAAAcactgatgtgtgacgccggtataaaTGTGACTTCTtacaaataaaaactttaaaacttaGAGTTATTGCGTTTTCTCTTAGGTTCAAATTTGGTAATAAAATCACATCAAAACGGCGAttttgaggtaggtgttatttcatttcgataatattgtagtaatcgaacatttgttggcCCAAGTATTTCAAAATTGCAAGTCCCTAATTAGTAACGATATGTCAACTCTGGATTTATTGGTAACTTTTAgccattgaaaataaaattgttacatATGATTGCATTGAATGTTATTTCATGGTAAACAACTTCATCCCTATTGGAATTCAGGATACAGACCATCATACCAATGTCAAGACATCAATACCACATCATATTTACAGGCACATGACCATAACAACATATCGGATATAAACGTCCAGTATGATAAatgtaaaatcaatatttttgttaattcatCGGACTATGAATACCAATACACCGAGGGTTGTCTTAATGGCTACAGCTACGATATTCCCGAGGATCGATCCACAGTAACAGAAGTAAGTACTTCATAAAGGACTTTTTACAGTAATCCCCGATTATAGCTCCaaatgttaatagttatcaaaggtaccaggattataatttgatacgccagacgcgcgttctgtctacataagactcatcaataacgctcagatcaaaattgttataaagccaaacaagtacaaagttggagagcattgaagacccaaaattcccaaaaagttgtgccaaatacggctaaggtaatctattccttgggataagaaaatccgaagtttttcgaaaattttaagGTTTTGTAACGGAAAATTTATAAAGATGCCgatacaattgatattcatgtgaacaccgaagtgctgactactgggctagctggtgataccctcgggacgaaacgtccaccagcagtggcatcgacctaatGGTGTAAATTGTTGTCAAAGGTacgaggattataatttaatacgccagacgcgcgtttcgtctacgtaagatTCATTAAACCTGTATCATTTGTTATAGTTAATATAGTTAATTTGAGATAACTACTTAATATTTTTGCATACAATTATGAAAAATACTAAGAACGAACAATATAAGATATGATCAACATTATTAAATACACGGATTGGCTTGGCTAACTTATatgatgaagaagaaaaaaactagGAACATccgaaaatcaaataaaaaaatacttacacctagacaaaaataaaaaagtcaaataacCAACACAAAACCAATCATAAACCGTGGTTTAATTCATATGTCTCAACTGACAAGAAGAACGACTGGTTGATTGTGACTGAACAAAAAGGAAAATCTTAATATTTATCAAACGTAATGTTTTACTATGTCTTGATGGCAATAGACAATATACTCACATAATGTAGACTTATATTTCTTCAATATTTGCTTTCAACAACAGTTTCAACAACAAAtagaagtgtttaacgaccttgactgggtatacagcccttgcatggtCGGCACAGTTTCAATTAAAATTGTACAGGTTTAgtacatttttatcaatttactaTGATTTcacttttgttttcaaataatgtTCACTACTATAATTTAAAATGTGATTTGTTTAAGTGGAATCTTGTTTGTTCTGGTGCAGAGAGATCTGAACTTGCTAAAACAATGATCATGCTTGGACAAGCAGTCGGTGCCGTTATTTTTTCACCTATAGCAGACAGGTTTGGTAGAAAAACTGGAAGTGTCATATCAAGAATTCTTTACTTCATAACAGCTTTAGCAACAGTTTTCACACCCAACATTGAAGTGTTCTTACTATTCAGGTTTTTGCAGGGGACATTTCAAGGGGTATGTATAGTCAAGACATAAAGTCATGGTAAAATATGTCCGGGCGGACACAaattactagtacatgtataaaagGTCCATGGATACATGGTTTACTAGTATTTTTATTCCAATGTTGGCAATTTAGGTCCTCGGATAAATTATCCAAGGCATTCATGTCCATGTTCTTAACATTCCTAGTTGACAATTTATTGTCCTATAGTTTACAGGAACATTCTTTGTGAAGTTGACCTTAGAtgtttcttatgttttttttatcatatagctATACGACTGTTTCGATTCCTATACATCCTTGATTTTCAAGTAGTTGTTATTTATACACATATTCTAATTTTCTAAAACAAGTGTAGCAATATCCATTTGAAGATTTGTAAAACGATCTTTTTAATGTATATATTCGAAGACAATAACATTATATCGTTAATGAATGTTCATAGCGATAACTGATCTTTTGTAAACGAAGTTTTCCTCTTCTAATTTCAGGAACCAGCAGTTTACAATgatcacaaaaaaatcatttggtagcGCTTTGTATAGATCTGTTTCAATTATCTTTAGtgatttcattatattttaaaaataacattttgtcaAGTAGGTTGTTGCCTCATATAAAATGTGTAAGGTTAGATAAGGTATACTCTGTGCATACTTGGACACTCGCTCAAAAATGtctaaagtttataattttcaaatttcgtTATCAGTTTTCGTCTTTGTGTATCAAATACAGGGAAAAGTTGAAACATATCACTTTTTTATCAATGTTTCTATTCAGGGGAGTGTTATGACGAATACGATAATGTATATTGAAATTATGCCAAAGGAGTTACGCCATCGCTCAGAAGGTCTTATGTTAACTGCATGGACAACAGGTCTTGTCCTCACAACTATGATTGGATACTTATGTAGGAATATGTCATGGCGTTATATGCAGTTGATCTTGTCACTTCTAACATGTCATACGCTTTTTGATTGGCTGTAAGTATAACATAATAAACACCTTTTTGATTGGCTGTAAGTATGACATAATAAACACCCATTATCCAAATAAAACCATACCATTGATGGTGCAgaataagtattaaaaaaaaacagaaaaagttgaaaaaatgatttatgaATGTTATTGGTTCCAATGACAATTTCTTCCTACAACATAACGCACACGAACTGTGGTTCACAATAAATGACAAGTTatatcaacattggtccattttGGGAGTGTTACAGACTTGCCTTTTTTTAATCAAAGCGTTTGAAATGCTTTGGCAGTTATGTAAGTAATAtctaagaatatatatatatatgaattctGATATGGGTCGGATTGACAAATGTGTTATGTTATTCCATAAATTGATATTACTTTTTAGTTTTAATTAAAGGAACTAAAGAGTCGGATGATCGGTTCctttaaaatatcataaatagatatagaaagatgtggtgtgagtgccaatgagacacctctccatccaaataacaatttataaaagtaaaccattataggtctatgtacggctttcaacacggagccttgggtcACACAGAACAATAAGCCataaatggccccaaaattactagtgtaaaaccatatatttgtaattaaaacTTACATCTTAAAAAATATTACTAACTGGTTTTAATTGGGTTTTATTCTATGAAGGAACTAGACTTATCAAACCTAAATGTAAGTGTTGGTCGATTATGTAATATAGTTGAGGATGAATTGATAAACGTTTTCTAAATTATCTAAATTATCTAAAAGATTTTAGAGGAAATACTCTTAAATTAGATGATAATATACTCTTAGTATTATTTGAATGTCTCTGTTCAATGACAAATTATCTAAATTGTCTAAAAGATTTTAGAGAAAATACCCTCAAATCAGATGATGGTATACTCTTAATATTATAAAAGAATGTCTGTTCAATGACAAAaagaatttatttataaaaatgcccTCCCCCCTAAAAAAGACTTTTATGACACTGTCACACAAGCGAGAGGCTAAGCTAGCTATAATATCaggttttatttataataattattatttctacACAACGAAGTACCTATACCAAGTCGAGAGTATGAgcgttgttttctattcgtttgatgtacatgtgagcttttggtttttctatttgataagggactttccgatatGAATTTTTcttgaagctggtattttttgttattttacttcttgTTACACAAAGTACGAATAATTACTATTTACGGCGtatttttatatcttattaaCAGAAATAGTAATGCCAATAACTAAATATTAAATAGCATACATACACACATTTTAATGGCATTATAATTTACATACCTTCCTCAGTTTTTTAGATGAATCACTCAGATGGCTTGTAGCAAACGGTAAAAGGGACCAGACCGAAAAAGTATTGAAAAAAGCATGCAGAATGAACAATGTTTCTTACGAAAATGTAACAGAAAACGTTCTTTTATCAAAGGAAATTAACATTATTGCTCTTGAGGAGACAAACGAACTGAACCCTGGAAAAGAAAATGGACTCAAAAAGGAAAAAGTTGAGAGATACACAGTTTTTacacttttaaaacataaaagaatCCTTCTCGGATCAGTAGTATTATGGATAGCATGGTAAGTCATATCATTCCACTACTAGTGAGAAGGGTTATCGTTTTTTTTAATCGTGGTAATGTGTCATATTAATATAGGGGTATTCTTTTAATCATATTTTGAGATTTCTTCGTATTATGATTTCTTAGTAATATCTTTTAAACTCGTTCATAATTATTGAATTATATCATTTGTTATTATCAATTAGAAAATtaggcattatatatatatgtgcattttgtttttatttcttcattCTACATATTGGCCATCCTTCTGGTAGCTCTTCTTTGCTAGTTTTTAGTGTTTTAGTTTGAACACATAAGAGGGTTTACGTAAACCTGTTTTAACTTTCCCATTTGTTGTGTCTGCACCAAGCAGTGCACTCGTTCCGTAGAAAGACAAAACATTAGACTTACTATTAAATATGTTCATTTCATATCATGTTATTCGTTGGTTAATGGAGTCTAGCTTTAATTTGACTTTGTCAGTTATTGTGGAATTCTCCGTTTAAGATATGCCaaggagttctgtatttttttccTACTTTTTTCTTATGAAAAGGATTAGATATTGTTCTCACAGGatgttctttttctatttttctcaaagaacatttttaattatgCAGGTTATTAAAatctattatttttgttttatttcttgcAGGATAACGAATACACTTACTTACTATGGTTTAATGCTGACAACATCAAAACTTTCTGGAGATAGATTTTTGAACAATGTTATAGCAAGTCTAGCAGAATATCCTGCGGTTATATTACAGCAGAGTCTCATTAACCGGTatgtttttacatataaaaaatgaTTTCTATACTAAACCACTAGCACATTATACGATATTTGAAAGGACACATCCAAAAAGTTAGTGCCATGTCATTATTTCAGTTGACCCAACGCGTTTGTTTGAAACATTTGAATGTGGTATAGTTGGATTGAGTGCCTACATCATTGATATGATTATCATGTTGCTgtaaatttattgtttataatatattgaattataaaaaaaacgtgtttcttccCAACATAAAGGTGTCCTTAGACAGATTTGACACAACTTTCCGCTATTTTAAGTTTTCAGGGTTTTACAACTACCTagtatgtatgtttttttattcgAACGTATTTGATCAATTTTTGTCCTCGTCCGGCGCACTAAATTACAAGCCGAATATGTTTGGTGACGTTGTTCTAAATAACAAAAAGGACATTGGTAAATTAAAAATAGAAGAAAGACCAACACTAAAACATTGACAAACGTTGACAAAAGACAGGACGAATTCATTTATTCGCAATTATCTTTTGAAAAAGTAAGGTTGCAAGTTAAGAAACACTTTGCGTTCTTTTATTTAATGGACGAATAAGAATATTGTGTAGCTAATTAATCCATATCAAACATGATTTAGTCATTAGTATAAAAAAAGCATATAAAAATATACTTTAGACTAGATCCATCTATGTAGTCATATactatacatgatatataatacatGCATGATGTGAGCCCAACATAAATTTGtctttagtttaaacagtatttattaatgaaaaatgtcaagacaaatattacaatgttacataaagttcaaatatgggattcggaaacaagtttggaaaaacttttataaatccgtctccctaaaaaaaaacaaaaaaaaatctatttaacaTACAATATTACGTGCCAACAGTATATTCATTTTATGGTAGCATATGatacattgaataaataaacacacacacacacgcaaaaaaaaaaaataataataaaaaaaaatacaaaaaatacaaaacaaataaaataaaggaaaacaataaaaagtgagggaaaaaaaacaaaaaaaacaaaaaaaaaaacaaacgacaaaaacaGTCAACTCTTATTTACTTTTCTAGACAGTCACTGGAACCAACACACACGTTCGACCACAATCAATTACAACGGACAATCCACTCGATTTtacatcatatttaaaaaaaaaagtataaatatataatatatatacatatactagaTTAACTTTCAaaacgttttgttttatttatgtattcagaaactttatgaaatatttgcatattgtcCTCGTCAGCTTTTAGACCATCCCCATATAAGATAATCTTAAGATTAAAACAAGAGATCGTCCCGATAGTATCCCTtcgaatttcattatattttggaCATTTGAAGAAATAATGAGAAGTAGTTTCAACTCGACCACAGGAACACAGTGCGTTCtcgattagatttttttttaaatagatggtCCCTTAGAACACTACTCTGGAGCCTTATTCTTGCTAAGCATATCTGTTCTCTTCTACAGCCGAAGTGAAAATACAAtggtattttattaatattttgagagAGATAAGTCTTAAAACCCGATTTTGATTGATTTAGACGGATGTCGTCAGGAATATTGTTCCAAAGGTTTACTACGGCTGGTAGAAATGACTTTTGATAATAGCTTGTTCTGCATAATACAGTTTGTAAATTTGAAGACCCCCTGGTCTTTAAAGGAGGAACAATTATTCacaatgccatttttttttaaatttaattcattGATCATCCTTATTGTGTTCAATGgcagttaaaaataaaatgccCAACTGTTTTCAGGATTGGACGAAAATCTACATTAGTTATTTTTCATGGAATTGCTGGTGTATCCTTAGTGCTAGCCACGGTTTGCACAACGTACGGAAGTGAGTAATTCAGGCCACAATAGTTTATAAAGATTCAAATCTTATAAAACGATTAGTAATAGAAAATTTTTAGGCTACAAACAGAAAGTAAGGGAATATCACACTCGGTAAACATGTCATCGAAATAGGAAAGTGGGATTGTGTACGTTGTTCCTGTACTGGATTTATTACACACACTTCAATCATCACTATAAAATTAGTTTTCtcattattgtaaattattattaAGTTTCTAATTAGTgaacaaaggtaccaggattataattaaatacgccagccgcgcgtttcgtctacataagactcatcagtgacgctcagatcaaaaacgttatcaagccaaaccagtacaaagttgaagagcattgaggacacaaaattccaaaaagttgtgccaaatacggctaaggtaatctattcctgtgataaggaaatccttagtttttcgaaaattcattgTTTTggtacagaaaatttataaaaatgaccatataattgatattaatttcaacaacgaagtgctgactactgggctgatgataccctctgGACGAAACgtacaatatacaaaaaaaaagaggcGAAATATATcacttataaaaagtaaaatccaaagtttcgtccccgagggtatcgctTATAAAGTTTCGTTCAAACTAATTCGTCTTAAAATTAACTAACAAaaccatggcaaaaaatgaaaaaaaaacataaaaatacgcaacggtaaacaaaaaacaaaaacaacatagaaatctaaagactgaGATGATCCGAGATGCTCTGGAAGGGAAAGCAAATACTGCTCCACACAAAGgacccgtcgtgttactcatgtaAGTGCAAAGTCAATGATAAGTCTTATTCAGTTGGTCATTTTTAATATTGTGGTTaagacaattggaacatatccgtcgtcgtctgttaaacaaatattacataaatGACAAACAACTTGTGGTGGCGTGCGTAAACatttcgaagggatgatttcaacttaaacAATCGGAACTCTATCTTTaacagcttccttgtgagcagcaaccctctatcaaagaaatcCTGACAGGAAATGTTAGCTATCAACTATCGTATCAACTGGTAGATATAAACTCCGAATTTTGGCGCTACTGGCATTTTGCTTCATAGAAacggaaaattcacaattggaaagctgaaattgtCTTGTTTGTCTAAAACTCTCATTGCCAGTAAAGTTAAAGATAATGAATTTGCAAGTCGGCAAAGAGAAGTGCATAATTTCAAAAGGACTGAGTTTCAATATATGTTCTGGTATTCTTAAAGCTTCAAATCGCTTCACATTGCGTTcgtatttcaaataaagaaatagacgaaagaaagattttttttggaATATATGTGAAGGGATCTTTTTCTTGTTACCTATACACATATTAACATTTTCTTTCAAAATCAAGGCAATGAAGGCATTTCCTTTTAGGTCTGTTATTTCATAATTGTGACGTAGTTAACATATCTTAATCAACATAATCGACCATGAACAGCATTTCTTGTGATCAGAGGTATCCATAATAAGTTTAAGTATATCAAAAACTAATATCTGGTGATTATCTGCAGAATGTTGATTAAAGGTCCGTAACGCTTTATGCAGCATACAGCTGGCATAAATAGGCCTTGTCACACCGTAATTTTACCTCCTTGGTAAAATGTAGAGTGATTTGATCATATGAAGACAATTAACAGCTGATTTGTATCGAATTTATTGTATGAGTGGGGGTTTCTTTCCGAAATCATACATCGAATTGACATTTTGAATCATTTTACGTTTTAAGTATTGTTAACATTTAATTGTGATTTCCGTCATTGCAGGTGAATACTCGTGGCTTCCAATACTAGGTACTGTCTTCTCCTTTGTCGGTAGATTTGCTATCACGGGATCTTTTAGTACTGTATTTCTATATACACCAGAATTGTATCCAACAAATTTAAGGTATTGAACAGTGTAATTTTAGTTAATTGTTTGATTGCCGTAGATACTACACAATTTTTctggacaaaaacaaaacattaatgaAGTTTGgaaattctaaaatattaaatgaaaagaaaaaactaaCTGGACATGAACAAAACGAACAAAATGTGTTGTCTATTGTCAAATATGCCAGAGATAAAACCGTAGCTCAAACGGTTTCATGTTCATGTGATCtgtcaatttaaaaataagtatttcTTGAAAATTTTCAATACCAAAGCACTGCAGTAAAATCTTATACTTTGAACCTGCTTCCCTTGTTCTTGAAGTGCATTATCAATAATTGGAAACATTTATATAGAGTTCGTTGTTTTCTATATTGCTTCAACTAACTTTAATTCCTGTAATTCAAATTGCAGATTCGTcgcaatttcttttaaaaacatttttctatTGATTGCCAAAAAACATGGTATCTCTTACTGCATCTGGTAAGTTAAATTGATACcatttgtattataaatattgttacattcgagagaaaaaaatgaaGGTTAGGTCTCAACATTGAATATTGACCAATTTTGTTCTATGTTGTCATTTCTTtgatgtgtacatatatcacttgCAACACCCATATATTAGCAAAAATTACATTAATGAGTCTTGTTATTATTTATACTCTCATTCATGTGTGCTGAATCGTTTTGgattattatatatcattgtaaaTTCTATAGTATCATTCCGAATTTCACAACATAACTTTAAAGAGACAATTGACCATGTGTTGTAGAAATGTTGGATTGGGTATGGCTTCAACTGTTGCAAGAGCAGGATCAATGATGTCACCCTTTGCTATAACATTGGTAAGTATTTACAATATGATTAGAACGAAATATTTAGTATACGGCAATGcgataacaataattaataaacatAAAAGACATTAAGAGGGTAACATAGTCTTCATCTGTTAGAATAGAACTTGAATATCAagcattcggcaatcctcggtagaatccgcttcTCTCCTTCTATCCtcttagatgagggtacggaatcggccgagttgtgacgaatggaATATCAAGCTCTAGATTGTCTTGAAAATTATGCATAAATCTAACAGAACCAGTTTGAAGTCTGTCATTCAAAGCTTTtcctccaaaatatataaaaccaaTAAGATATGATTATTTGTCAAGGATAAGACAAATACTGATGAGAGTCCTAACTGAGGACAGGCAGTTGCAACTAAATCAGggttaattaaaaaccaattgttcagagaaccattgatggtctttccaccagtaaggatcttttttatataaaaatattaaaattcggttttttaaatgtcaattttagcgtcaaatgacagcttattggacgctgattccaaaaatatatggtttctatacaaaaagatatacataaaggatatcattttttacttccggtttaaaaaatgttatttccggtatgttttgatagtttacgtgacactgattccaaaaatagatggttctatatacttttacattaaattagtacaaaaaatggctacttccggtttacaaaaggtcacttccggttggctttttcaaggtcacattgcttgcaaccttttGCCAAAattcccatggctttatcatgtatatataagaggaaaaagcaaaggtcaaaatctagaacgttaaatttacctatgaccttgagctcaatttcaaggtcatcaaccaaggacctcaaatcaaaagactgtaggcctctactttatattgttaatgagttatattaccatacaactagtattagatataaaagggggcaaaactcgcattaaatgttacgtacccttttaagtaaaatttacatgttacgacatgtcgcaactaacaattgtgtgaaaatattttgtcgatatcttgtatgatttctgaaaataagagataacaagccaaaatcaaaaacttgaacatgaccttgacctttgaccttgacctcattttcatactttttgagcaagggcctcaaatcaaaagaccctaggcctctatcacttatggttttccagttacaaatttatttcacttatttcaatacaaaaggggaaattactctcatatggggtcttcgtaaagcttcggtcaaaataaaacgtaacatcctgaggatataacgagcaatttggaaaaataaatttgtcgctttcttttacggttgcggaggagatctgataacaagaaaaacagtgtttggggagataactcttacaaagaaaagtgttcggttaaacagggtgagtttcaaaagcgtatagactgtatgatctcatatacaaaaaaactaagcgacatcttttgagacatttttacaccgcaagaaaaaaattaggcggaagaaaaaaaaaataatcagaacaaaatcaataggtctttccacacgaaaggtggaaagacctaaatataATATGTTGAAGCCACCCCTTATTAATCTCGATCATTTAATAAGACTCAACAATAGCATACAATAAAACCCAGTGAAGGAAACAATTAAAAACTCTAAAATCACGGTATGATATGtaataaaaacacataaaaaataacTAATACTGCAGATTTAAAACATGAACTGGTGCAATTTCCAAATCAAAAATCAaactatatatatctatacagAAAAGTACTGATTGCAAAAAACAGGAAATGCAGTGATTCATCAGTTTATCAAGTCACTGACACAGATTTGAAGGAATATTCCTTTAAGTGATGGCTTTGTAATCAATCTGGATGGTAAATAAACTCCTTGAATCATACTTCCATAATGAAACCCTCTATTGCTTTTACTGTTTTTAAAAACGTAAATTTCTTGTCTATTGAAAAGGTCTAGAAAAAGTTTTGAGCAATTTATGATATCAATAATCCTGTTGTATATATTCtttgtaaaataatgaaaataatacgtAAATTATAATCCAATTGTTTACTACAAACAAACGCATATACTTGACCAAGAAAGATATAATATTTATACGAAGGAGCCAACCTGGAAAAATAACAAAGAATCCTACTGCCTTGATTAATCATAATTTTCAGTATAGATGGTACCATGTGCAATTCTTACATAGCAAGGTCTAAAAAAAACATCCGTCAAATAAGATTTAGTACGACTAATTTCAATCGAAAAGTAAGAAAAATCTAGATTATTTGCAGAAAATATATCATCTCATTGTTGCTTGTAATGCAAACTTTTTAGaccttttttaacagattttaaaCCAGGCATGCAAAATGGTCCGACATTactatttcaaaaacaaatgaaatctgTACCAGAGAGTACATACGGATAGGTAAAATGAGAACacaaaatattgtattataaGTTTTATGTTTTAGGCAGAATATATATCTTGGGGACCAGCTGCAGTGTTCGCTACAATGAATGTTATTGTTACCATTTCTTTACTGACATTACCAGAGACAATGGGACGAGAACTTCCTACCACTATAACTGAATTGAAAGATTGGTATAAAGACAAGGGTGGCCATGGAACTAAAGCCAAACACTGACAACTATAATTATCTCAATTTAACTGCTAAAAAATTGTAATCAGAAGTGCCTATCATATTTTGCACAGAGAGATATTTGCATGTATGTCCTTATGTACACTACTGAGTGTGCGATTCATAAGGCGTTCTACAGATTTCAAATTGCTACTTTAATGTTTAAATTTCAGATCAGTGA
The window above is part of the Mytilus galloprovincialis chromosome 4, xbMytGall1.hap1.1, whole genome shotgun sequence genome. Proteins encoded here:
- the LOC143072331 gene encoding solute carrier family 22 member 6-A-like encodes the protein MDPGVQVDKILYALGSSGKYQRIQLALCFLFTLENSFHLIAAVYIGYRPSYQCQDINTTSYLQAHDHNNISDINVQYDKCKINIFVNSSDYEYQYTEGCLNGYSYDIPEDRSTVTEWNLVCSGAERSELAKTMIMLGQAVGAVIFSPIADRFGRKTGSVISRILYFITALATVFTPNIEVFLLFRFLQGTFQGGSVMTNTIMYIEIMPKELRHRSEGLMLTAWTTGLVLTTMIGYLCRNMSWRYMQLILSLLTCHTLFDWLFLDESLRWLVANGKRDQTEKVLKKACRMNNVSYENVTENVLLSKEINIIALEETNELNPGKENGLKKEKVERYTVFTLLKHKRILLGSVVLWIAWITNTLTYYGLMLTTSKLSGDRFLNNVIASLAEYPAVILQQSLINRIGRKSTLVIFHGIAGVSLVLATVCTTYGSEYSWLPILGTVFSFVGRFAITGSFSTVFLYTPELYPTNLRNVGLGMASTVARAGSMMSPFAITLAEYISWGPAAVFATMNVIVTISLLTLPETMGRELPTTITELKDWYKDKGGHGTKAKH